One genomic region from bacterium encodes:
- a CDS encoding asparagine synthetase B produces the protein MIRKILLLTLLAAVPALGQRLLVYMDLKQENHLKAYGLAYWVLDHGVHVEWLLNYRGGSFLMEDSPAIERELRVRGVSSTLLSGAEVSAVYAEIERENMDVVQLEKAPAVAIYAPPNKQAWDDAVMLALDYAEIPYTVLWDEEVLRGELQKYDWLHLHHEDFTGQYGKFYANYRNADWYKEEVRKNEAMAKKLGFAKVSELKRAVVFAIRDFVAAGGFLFAMCSATDSFDIALAASHVDIVDTPFDGDPVDPQAQQKLDYSQCFAFENFKIETNPMIYEYSDIDIPPSYAPVSRGAEGDYFTLFEFSAKYDPVPTMLTQNHVAAIKGYMGQTTGFQKRLIKKSVTIMGEAEGTDQVKYLRGNYGQGTFCFLAGHDPEDFQHFVNDPPTQLALHKNSPGYRLILNNILFPAARKKELKT, from the coding sequence ATGATACGCAAAATCCTTTTGCTGACGCTGCTGGCAGCGGTTCCCGCCCTGGGGCAGCGTCTGCTGGTCTATATGGACCTCAAGCAGGAGAACCACCTCAAGGCTTATGGCCTGGCTTATTGGGTTCTGGATCATGGGGTGCATGTGGAGTGGCTCCTGAATTATCGCGGCGGTTCCTTTTTAATGGAAGATTCGCCGGCGATCGAACGGGAACTCCGGGTACGTGGGGTTTCCTCCACCCTTCTTTCGGGAGCGGAGGTGAGCGCCGTCTATGCCGAGATCGAGCGCGAAAATATGGACGTGGTGCAGCTGGAAAAAGCACCGGCGGTGGCCATCTATGCCCCGCCCAACAAGCAGGCGTGGGATGATGCTGTGATGCTGGCACTCGATTACGCCGAAATACCCTATACTGTGCTTTGGGACGAAGAGGTGCTGCGTGGCGAGCTACAAAAATACGATTGGCTCCATTTGCACCACGAGGATTTTACTGGCCAATATGGCAAGTTCTATGCGAATTACCGCAATGCCGACTGGTACAAGGAGGAGGTCCGCAAGAACGAAGCCATGGCCAAAAAGCTGGGATTCGCCAAAGTTTCAGAATTGAAGCGTGCGGTGGTCTTTGCCATTCGCGATTTTGTCGCTGCTGGGGGTTTTCTCTTCGCCATGTGTTCTGCAACCGATTCGTTCGATATCGCACTCGCAGCCAGCCATGTCGACATCGTCGACACTCCCTTCGACGGAGATCCGGTTGATCCCCAGGCCCAGCAAAAACTCGACTATTCGCAATGCTTCGCCTTTGAAAATTTCAAAATTGAAACCAATCCAATGATCTATGAATATTCCGATATCGATATCCCTCCCTCCTACGCGCCGGTATCGCGCGGTGCCGAGGGAGATTATTTCACATTGTTCGAGTTTTCCGCCAAATACGATCCGGTGCCCACCATGCTCACGCAGAATCATGTGGCCGCGATCAAGGGCTATATGGGGCAGACCACTGGCTTCCAGAAACGGCTGATTAAAAAGAGTGTAACTATCATGGGCGAGGCCGAGGGTACGGACCAGGTCAAATATCTGCGTGGCAATTACGGCCAGGGGACCTTCTGCTTTCTGGCGGGTCATGATCCGGAAGATTTTCAGCATTTCGTCAATG
- a CDS encoding DUF4159 domain-containing protein, producing the protein MRFIKHTATILLYCGLQLFPALRAWCGAADLTIVRLKYSGGGDWYNDPSIIPNLLSFIGAHSSLSVARDEGRLSLMDEELFAHPILFMTGHGRITFTATEADRLRAYLTGGGFLLADDDYGMDEHFRREIRKVFPDHELVELPFSHPIFQAPFSFPQGMPKTHEHDGGPPQAFALFHEGRMVLFYCFNSNISDGWADENVHHDPPEVREKALEMGMNIIVYALTH; encoded by the coding sequence ATGAGGTTCATCAAACATACCGCAACGATCCTGTTGTATTGTGGTTTGCAACTTTTTCCCGCACTGCGCGCCTGGTGCGGCGCAGCGGATCTGACGATCGTTCGGCTCAAATACAGCGGCGGCGGCGACTGGTACAACGATCCTTCGATCATCCCCAACCTGCTGAGTTTCATCGGCGCGCACTCCAGTCTGAGCGTCGCACGGGATGAAGGGCGCCTTTCGCTGATGGATGAAGAGCTTTTTGCCCATCCGATTCTATTCATGACCGGCCATGGCCGCATCACCTTCACCGCCACCGAAGCCGACCGGCTTCGAGCCTACCTGACCGGTGGCGGCTTCTTGCTCGCCGATGATGATTATGGAATGGACGAGCATTTCCGCCGCGAAATCCGCAAGGTCTTTCCGGATCATGAACTGGTGGAATTGCCCTTTTCCCACCCTATCTTTCAGGCCCCTTTTTCCTTTCCACAAGGCATGCCCAAAACCCACGAACATGATGGCGGACCGCCTCAGGCCTTCGCCCTGTTTCATGAGGGGCGCATGGTCCTCTTTTACTGCTTTAACAGCAATATATCCGACGGCTGGGCTGATGAAAACGTCCATCACGATCCCCCCGAGGTGCGCGAAAAGGCGCTTGAAATGGGTATGAATATCATTGTCTACGCATTAACCCATTAA
- a CDS encoding tetratricopeptide repeat protein, with amino-acid sequence MKKRNKYALVLAILAVVLPVAAQNLQEFRRMQLRAQQLEALGRFDEAGELYGRAALGLAPLRDLNAYSSARHCYERVQAFQEWETLILALQKSYRTLLFEVDLGEIAWLRGEHPEALQRWRQIMDENPLNEQAYALVGNVLMKYTLYGEAQELYERGRKVFRDPEKFFVELVRVYAGLGAFDRMTGEYLHFLQKNPGQTGYVQSQLLSAAEEPEASVQIITAIERALRDDENLKEEGYALLAALYTQQRAYGKALDCYDYLEERMGSRKSGEAGGHYYTLAMVALNDSALVEARSALEKLLTRTDEKNPYRPKAAFALAQLLEKEGAYDKAAAGYADFIRAYPDHPELPALYLRLGNLYFEHFFKVKAADSVYAVLLQRQPPSAIRLLALQKRAECAVARGDLGAARDFLQMMKRDAPLLSGPQRQADLMLARIDLYEGRPGRALQKLETIVNGPKMQGVAADTVQNDILDLLLLLRESRHDSLGCAHYGKSLWLQQQRHYTAALDTLMRLQGPGYNKSLEERAQFLRIDLLRRLRRDDEALAVCTALSQDSTSLEPDLALLVMARIHEQRGEAQKARQLLESFLEKYPESIYIEQVRGRIRLLERIKPVMLR; translated from the coding sequence ATGAAGAAAAGAAATAAATATGCCCTTGTGCTGGCGATTCTGGCGGTAGTTCTCCCCGTCGCGGCGCAGAATCTCCAGGAGTTCCGCCGGATGCAGCTGCGGGCGCAGCAGCTGGAAGCTTTGGGCCGCTTCGACGAGGCCGGTGAACTCTACGGCCGCGCTGCTCTGGGATTGGCCCCGCTGCGGGATCTCAACGCCTATTCCAGCGCCCGCCATTGCTACGAGCGCGTCCAGGCCTTCCAGGAATGGGAAACCCTGATTCTCGCCCTGCAGAAGAGTTACCGCACCCTGCTCTTCGAGGTTGATCTGGGGGAGATCGCCTGGTTACGCGGCGAGCACCCGGAGGCGCTCCAACGCTGGCGGCAAATCATGGATGAGAATCCCCTCAATGAACAAGCCTATGCCCTGGTGGGCAACGTACTGATGAAATATACCCTCTATGGCGAGGCTCAGGAGCTTTATGAACGCGGCCGCAAAGTCTTCAGGGATCCGGAAAAATTTTTTGTTGAACTGGTGCGTGTCTACGCCGGGCTAGGCGCCTTCGACCGCATGACGGGAGAATACCTCCATTTCCTGCAAAAAAATCCTGGCCAGACCGGCTATGTGCAGTCGCAGCTGCTCTCGGCGGCCGAGGAGCCCGAGGCTTCCGTGCAGATCATCACGGCGATCGAACGCGCCCTTCGTGATGATGAAAATCTCAAGGAGGAGGGATACGCCCTTCTGGCCGCCCTTTATACCCAGCAGCGGGCTTATGGTAAGGCGCTGGACTGCTATGATTATCTCGAAGAGCGCATGGGCAGCCGCAAATCGGGCGAAGCCGGCGGTCATTATTACACCCTGGCCATGGTCGCCCTTAACGACAGCGCCTTGGTCGAGGCGCGCTCCGCTCTGGAAAAATTGCTGACGCGGACCGACGAGAAGAATCCCTACCGCCCCAAGGCGGCCTTCGCGCTCGCGCAACTACTGGAAAAAGAGGGTGCTTACGACAAGGCGGCCGCCGGCTATGCCGACTTCATCCGCGCTTATCCCGATCACCCCGAGCTGCCCGCCCTCTACCTGCGCCTGGGCAACCTGTATTTTGAGCACTTTTTCAAGGTCAAAGCCGCCGATTCCGTCTATGCCGTGTTGCTGCAGCGCCAGCCGCCGTCTGCGATTCGCCTACTAGCACTGCAAAAACGCGCCGAGTGCGCGGTGGCGCGCGGGGATCTCGGTGCCGCCCGCGATTTTCTCCAGATGATGAAACGAGACGCCCCCCTGCTTTCCGGGCCACAGCGGCAGGCGGACCTGATGCTGGCCCGCATCGATCTCTATGAGGGGCGGCCTGGACGGGCTCTACAAAAGCTCGAAACCATAGTCAATGGGCCGAAAATGCAGGGCGTAGCGGCGGACACGGTGCAGAACGATATCCTCGATTTGCTGCTGCTGTTGCGGGAAAGCCGCCACGACTCCCTGGGCTGCGCGCACTATGGAAAATCACTCTGGCTGCAACAACAACGCCACTACACGGCTGCCCTCGATACCCTGATGCGGCTTCAAGGCCCTGGTTACAACAAAAGTCTCGAGGAACGCGCCCAGTTTCTCCGTATCGATCTCCTTCGCCGCCTGCGGCGCGACGACGAAGCGCTTGCGGTTTGCACTGCCCTCTCTCAGGATAGCACCAGCCTCGAGCCCGATCTCGCTCTATTGGTCATGGCCAGGATTCACGAGCAGCGGGGTGAGGCGCAAAAAGCCCGGCAGCTTTTGGAATCTTTTCTGGAAAAGTATCCCGAAAGTATTTATATTGAACAAGTGAGAGGGCGCATCCGCTTGTTGGAGCGGATCAAGCCCGTGATGTTGAGGTAG
- a CDS encoding peptidylprolyl isomerase — MKLKPSTLNILAQCGALMLGVTLLPFSPSQAQQVLDRILAVVDDDIILESEVAQGAYLTAMQYHIDPAKSPREFARLKSETLNNLINQKILLVQADKDTVKADEQQVERYLQQQMANVIQQLGGEDKVEEYFGAPLAKVRRNYREEIERNLRIRTVQSAKMQGIKISRREVEQYYKANKDSIGPIKETIDLSHILIKAAPGEAARKAAFDKAEALRARILAGEDFATLARENSEDPGSASRGGDLGFMSRGEFVREFEEAAFKLAPGEISPVITSQFGYHIIQMIERRGEKIDTRHILIVPKPSREDEIAAADTIKAIAKKLKEGANFTELVQRYSQDESSKADKGHLGIFEIDQLRERAKEFVFAVTGLKEGDYSDPVRTQYGFHILRVDHREAARELDFTKDYDRVHQLALDHKMQQTFNAWIAQLKEDIHVEIKDQFDR, encoded by the coding sequence ATGAAGTTAAAACCATCAACTTTGAATATCTTGGCGCAATGCGGCGCCCTGATGTTAGGCGTGACGCTCCTCCCCTTCTCACCCTCGCAGGCACAGCAGGTGCTGGACCGCATTCTGGCGGTCGTGGACGACGACATCATCCTAGAATCGGAAGTGGCCCAGGGGGCTTATCTGACTGCGATGCAATACCATATTGATCCCGCCAAATCCCCCCGCGAGTTCGCCCGTCTCAAAAGCGAGACCCTGAACAACCTAATCAATCAAAAGATCCTGCTGGTGCAGGCCGACAAGGATACCGTCAAGGCAGATGAGCAGCAAGTGGAGCGGTATCTGCAACAACAGATGGCCAATGTCATCCAGCAACTGGGCGGCGAGGACAAAGTGGAAGAGTATTTTGGCGCGCCGCTCGCCAAAGTCCGCCGCAATTACCGCGAAGAGATCGAACGCAATTTGCGCATCCGCACGGTTCAGTCCGCCAAGATGCAGGGCATCAAGATCAGCCGGCGGGAGGTGGAGCAGTACTACAAGGCCAACAAGGACTCCATCGGGCCGATCAAAGAGACCATTGATCTCAGTCATATTCTGATCAAGGCTGCTCCGGGGGAAGCCGCGCGCAAGGCTGCATTCGACAAGGCCGAGGCACTGCGCGCCCGCATCCTAGCAGGTGAGGATTTTGCTACGCTGGCGCGGGAAAACTCGGAGGATCCTGGCAGTGCCAGCCGCGGCGGCGATCTGGGCTTCATGTCGCGCGGGGAATTTGTCCGGGAATTCGAAGAGGCGGCGTTCAAACTCGCCCCGGGTGAGATCAGTCCGGTAATTACCTCGCAGTTTGGCTATCATATCATCCAGATGATCGAGCGACGGGGTGAAAAAATAGACACCCGCCACATCCTGATTGTTCCCAAGCCCTCCCGTGAGGATGAAATCGCTGCAGCGGATACCATCAAAGCCATTGCCAAAAAACTCAAAGAGGGCGCCAATTTCACGGAGCTGGTCCAGCGTTACTCCCAGGATGAATCCTCCAAAGCGGACAAGGGTCATTTGGGCATCTTTGAGATCGATCAGCTGCGTGAACGCGCAAAGGAATTTGTTTTCGCCGTCACTGGCTTGAAGGAGGGCGACTATTCGGATCCGGTGCGCACGCAGTATGGCTTTCATATCCTGAGAGTGGATCACCGGGAGGCGGCGCGCGAGCTGGATTTCACCAAGGATTACGACCGCGTCCATCAGCTCGCCCTCGATCATAAAATGCAGCAGACCTTCAATGCCTGGATCGCTCAGCTTAAAGAGGATATCCATGTCGAGATCAAGGACCAATTCGACAGGTAA
- a CDS encoding peptidyl-prolyl cis-trans isomerase, with the protein MRQGARAAVALLLSFLVLLACRGSEEKNVVARVGKSELTLQEVRDRTLGSDSPSARSQAERYIQHWVESELLYQEALRRGVDKEPPVRLAIKEMTRDYVTTALVDNLADALTVSDTEVERYYQDQPEEYQAEEDLYHPLLILVRTQAEAVEVRRELMAGEAFADVAKRYSIDGSRFQGGDLGYVPLRELSPLLGRAVSAMRPGELSAPLKSEVGYNLIRLEAVQKKGSIRPLTEVRSQLVQRILARKKEEMYKQLISRLSGETTLYTDLTWLDRLKEKE; encoded by the coding sequence ATGAGACAGGGCGCCCGTGCAGCGGTGGCACTCTTGCTTTCCTTCCTGGTTTTGCTCGCCTGTCGCGGCAGCGAGGAGAAGAATGTGGTTGCGCGCGTCGGCAAGTCGGAGTTGACCCTCCAGGAGGTGCGCGACCGCACTCTGGGATCGGACTCCCCCTCGGCCCGGAGCCAGGCGGAGCGGTACATCCAGCACTGGGTGGAGTCGGAACTCCTCTATCAGGAGGCCCTGCGGCGCGGCGTGGACAAAGAACCGCCCGTCCGTCTCGCAATCAAGGAGATGACTCGCGACTATGTCACCACCGCACTGGTGGATAACCTCGCAGATGCTTTGACGGTCAGCGATACGGAGGTTGAACGCTACTACCAGGATCAGCCGGAGGAGTACCAGGCCGAGGAAGATCTCTACCATCCCCTGTTGATCCTGGTGCGCACCCAGGCCGAAGCAGTGGAGGTGCGGCGCGAGCTGATGGCGGGCGAGGCTTTTGCCGACGTTGCCAAACGTTACTCGATCGACGGCAGCCGCTTCCAGGGTGGCGACCTCGGGTATGTGCCGCTGCGCGAACTTTCCCCGCTGCTGGGCCGCGCCGTGTCGGCGATGCGGCCGGGTGAACTTTCGGCGCCGTTGAAATCGGAGGTGGGTTACAACCTGATCCGTCTGGAGGCGGTCCAGAAAAAGGGGAGCATCCGCCCGCTCACCGAGGTTCGTTCGCAGCTTGTGCAGCGGATTCTGGCGCGTAAAAAAGAGGAAATGTATAAACAGTTGATCTCCCGGTTGAGCGGGGAAACGACATTGTACACCGACTTGACCTGGCTGGATAGGCTCAAAGAGAAAGAATGA